Proteins found in one Nostoc sp. NIES-3756 genomic segment:
- the zds gene encoding 9,9'-di-cis-zeta-carotene desaturase, with translation MRVAIVGAGLAGLATAIDLADAGCEVQIFESRPFVGGKVGSWIDGDGNHVEMGLHVFFGCYYQLFELMNKVGAFSHLRLKEHTHTFVNKGGNLGALDFRFFTGAPFNGLKAFFTTSQLSLQDKLQNAIALGTSPIVRGLVDFDGAMRTIRNLDKVSFADWFRSHGGSNGSIKRMWNPIAYALGFIDCENISARCMLTIFQFFAVKSEASVLRMLEGSPDEYLHKPILRYLEARGTKVYTRRQVREIKYAQVEGQTRVTSIVVAQGDEIEEITADAYVCACDIPGIQRVLPQEWRRWAEFDNIYKLDAVPVATVQMRFDGWVTELQDEEKRKQLKEAVGLDNLLYTADADFSCFADLALTSPSDYYRPGQGSLLQLVLTPGDPFIKQSNEAIAQHVLKQVHELFPSSRELNMTWFNVVKLAQSLYREAPGMDVYRPNQKTPIANFFLAGSYTQQDYIDSMEGATLSGRQAAKAILEDIKK, from the coding sequence ATGCGCGTTGCAATCGTAGGTGCGGGATTGGCTGGGCTAGCAACCGCTATAGATTTAGCTGATGCTGGCTGTGAAGTCCAAATTTTTGAGTCCCGTCCATTTGTCGGTGGTAAAGTTGGCAGTTGGATTGATGGGGATGGCAACCATGTTGAGATGGGTTTGCACGTCTTTTTTGGGTGCTACTACCAACTGTTTGAACTCATGAATAAGGTGGGGGCATTTTCTCATTTACGTCTCAAAGAACATACCCACACCTTTGTTAATAAAGGGGGAAATCTAGGTGCTTTAGATTTTCGCTTTTTTACAGGTGCGCCCTTCAATGGATTAAAGGCGTTTTTTACTACATCTCAACTCTCATTACAAGATAAACTGCAAAATGCGATCGCTCTAGGTACAAGCCCCATAGTACGAGGGTTAGTAGACTTTGACGGCGCAATGAGAACCATCCGCAACCTAGATAAAGTTAGCTTTGCTGATTGGTTTCGCAGTCATGGTGGTAGTAACGGTAGTATCAAGCGGATGTGGAACCCCATAGCCTATGCTTTGGGATTTATCGATTGTGAGAACATTTCCGCCCGTTGTATGCTGACTATCTTCCAATTCTTCGCAGTTAAAAGCGAAGCTTCCGTACTGCGGATGTTGGAGGGTTCACCAGATGAATACCTACACAAACCCATCCTGAGGTATTTAGAAGCTAGAGGGACAAAAGTTTATACTCGTCGGCAAGTACGGGAAATTAAGTATGCACAAGTGGAAGGTCAAACCCGCGTTACTAGCATAGTAGTTGCCCAAGGTGATGAGATAGAAGAAATTACCGCCGATGCTTACGTCTGCGCTTGCGATATTCCGGGAATACAGCGAGTTCTGCCCCAAGAATGGCGCAGATGGGCAGAATTTGATAATATTTACAAGCTAGATGCAGTACCAGTCGCTACTGTGCAGATGAGGTTTGATGGCTGGGTGACAGAACTGCAAGACGAGGAAAAACGCAAACAGCTAAAAGAAGCAGTCGGGCTAGATAACTTGTTGTATACCGCCGATGCTGATTTCTCCTGTTTTGCTGACTTGGCTTTGACTAGCCCCAGTGATTATTATCGCCCAGGTCAAGGCTCATTACTACAACTGGTGCTGACACCGGGAGATCCATTTATTAAGCAAAGTAACGAAGCGATCGCCCAACACGTCCTCAAACAAGTGCATGAACTATTCCCCTCATCTCGGGAACTAAACATGACTTGGTTCAACGTAGTTAAACTAGCACAGTCTCTCTACAGGGAAGCCCCAGGAATGGATGTTTACCGTCCCAACCAAAAAACGCCCATAGCTAATTTCTTCCTAGCAGGTAGTTATACCCAGCAAGACTACATCGACAGCATGGAAGGGGCAACACTTTCTGGAAGGCAGGCAGCAAAAGCCATCCTAGAGGATATTAAAAAATAG
- a CDS encoding SRPBCC family protein, with amino-acid sequence MSNWLEHSVQVEVEAPIELVWGLWADLEQMPKWMKWIDSVKVPPENPDLSLWKLNTGGLEFTWKSRITKVIPNQIIQWESIDGLPNQGAIRFYDRHGHSIVKMTISYAIPGFLGKIMDSLFLGRAVESTIQADLERFRQYALNLHQSSVNT; translated from the coding sequence ATGTCTAACTGGCTAGAACATAGCGTACAGGTAGAAGTAGAAGCCCCCATAGAATTAGTCTGGGGGCTGTGGGCTGACTTGGAACAAATGCCCAAATGGATGAAGTGGATTGATTCTGTAAAAGTACCACCAGAAAATCCCGATTTATCACTTTGGAAGCTCAATACTGGTGGACTGGAATTTACTTGGAAGTCCCGCATCACCAAGGTGATACCCAATCAAATCATTCAATGGGAATCCATCGATGGTTTACCCAATCAAGGTGCTATCCGCTTTTACGATCGCCACGGTCATAGTATTGTCAAGATGACTATTTCCTATGCTATCCCCGGCTTTTTAGGCAAAATCATGGATAGCTTGTTTTTGGGGCGGGCCGTAGAATCGACAATTCAAGCTGATTTAGAAAGATTTAGGCAATATGCGCTAAATCTCCATCAGTCATCAGTTAACACATGA
- a CDS encoding ATP-grasp domain-containing protein yields the protein MISKAFIQEQGNRRLRHEEQLVSEELTARGISITFYTQKRIHRRQLALDNKSLVVGDMPCILGAIKQLGIPEPEPNDYPASLKNFMHRRTWTSSLEQLEIELRNGRYVPIFAKPATRRKRFTGCVFESEYDLCRVYGVSRQEPLLCSEVVSWLSEYRVYVVHSQIRSIDHYHGNPNVLLDIEKVLCAIQALDDAGESYAGYAIDFGVLDSGETALVEMNDGFAIGAYKIDQKNYTDMILARWEELLISVK from the coding sequence TTGATTTCTAAAGCTTTTATTCAAGAACAAGGTAATAGACGGCTCCGACATGAGGAACAACTTGTTAGTGAAGAACTCACAGCTAGAGGTATATCAATTACTTTTTATACCCAAAAACGTATTCACAGACGACAACTGGCACTTGATAATAAGTCTTTAGTAGTTGGTGATATGCCATGTATTTTAGGTGCAATCAAACAGCTTGGTATTCCAGAACCTGAGCCGAATGATTATCCTGCTTCATTGAAGAACTTCATGCACCGCCGGACATGGACATCTAGTTTAGAACAATTGGAAATAGAATTACGTAACGGTAGATATGTGCCAATATTTGCTAAACCTGCTACACGCCGTAAACGCTTCACAGGTTGTGTTTTTGAATCGGAATATGATTTGTGCCGAGTCTATGGAGTGTCGCGCCAAGAGCCGTTACTGTGTTCCGAAGTTGTATCTTGGCTAAGTGAGTACCGAGTTTACGTAGTTCACTCCCAAATTAGAAGCATTGATCATTATCATGGCAACCCTAATGTTTTATTAGATATTGAAAAAGTTCTTTGTGCTATTCAGGCTCTAGATGATGCAGGAGAATCTTATGCAGGATATGCAATTGATTTTGGAGTTTTAGATTCTGGAGAAACTGCGCTCGTAGAAATGAACGATGGTTTTGCGATTGGAGCGTACAAAATTGATCAAAAAAACTATACAGATATGATTTTGGCAAGATGGGAAGAGCTTTTAATAAGCGTAAAATGA
- a CDS encoding type II toxin-antitoxin system HicB family antitoxin, which translates to MNKLKYQMVIQWSEEDNCFLVGLPDFPGQHWRTHGDTYELAVKNGIEALESLIIAYEAAGDSLPEPTVCNAAS; encoded by the coding sequence ATGAATAAGCTCAAGTACCAAATGGTAATTCAGTGGTCTGAGGAGGATAATTGCTTTTTGGTGGGATTACCAGATTTTCCTGGACAACACTGGCGCACTCATGGGGATACTTACGAATTAGCAGTCAAAAATGGCATTGAAGCGTTAGAGTCCTTAATTATTGCTTATGAAGCTGCGGGTGATTCACTTCCAGAACCGACAGTTTGTAACGCAGCGTCATAG
- a CDS encoding 2Fe-2S iron-sulfur cluster-binding protein, which yields MSVRVRFLPDDVTVNAEVGEALLDVADRAGVFIPTGCLMGSCHACTVELEDGDIIRACLTAIPSGREELIIHLFSDPTW from the coding sequence ATGAGTGTTCGCGTCCGTTTTTTACCAGATGATGTCACTGTTAATGCTGAAGTGGGGGAAGCCCTGTTAGATGTAGCAGATCGGGCGGGAGTCTTCATCCCTACTGGTTGTCTCATGGGTTCATGTCATGCTTGCACAGTAGAACTCGAAGATGGCGACATCATCCGCGCTTGTCTTACCGCCATCCCATCAGGACGCGAAGAATTAATTATTCATTTATTTAGCGATCCCACTTGGTAG
- the cobQ gene encoding cobyric acid synthase CobQ: MKSIMVVGTTSHAGKSLISTAICRILSRRGWRVAPFKGQNMALNAYVTSNGGEIGYAQAVQAWAAGVIPWVEMNPILLKPQGDMTSQVIIRGRPVGRVSAVDYYEQYFDIGWRAIEESLQHLGTEFDLIVCEGAGSPAEINLKHRDLTNMRVAKYLNAPTLLVVDIDRGGAFAHVVGTLELLEPEERQLIKGVVINKFRGQRSLLDSGIKWLEERTGIPVVGVIPYIQEIFPAEDSLDLLERKTHKAQADLNISVVRLPRIANFTDFDPLESEPTVSVRYISPKQDLGHPDAVILPGTKTTIADLILLQKTGMAEAIQNYAASGGTVLGICGGYQMLGQIIADPEGIEGQAGRYQGLNLLPIRTVITGQKIARQRQVSSNFPQMGLPVNGFEIHQGRSRVEPQGDSKAFQPLFDDVNLGLVDSCQSVWGSYLHGLFDNGPWRRAWLNRLRQQRGLKSLPTGVANYREQREHMLDNIATEVESHLDLTPFLP, from the coding sequence ATGAAATCAATAATGGTAGTGGGGACAACATCCCATGCAGGGAAATCACTGATAAGTACGGCTATTTGTCGCATTTTGTCGCGGCGTGGTTGGCGAGTAGCCCCGTTTAAGGGACAAAATATGGCATTGAATGCTTATGTCACCTCAAATGGCGGGGAAATTGGCTACGCGCAAGCAGTACAAGCTTGGGCAGCAGGGGTGATACCTTGGGTAGAAATGAACCCGATTTTACTCAAGCCCCAAGGCGATATGACATCCCAGGTCATTATCCGAGGCAGACCTGTAGGGAGAGTCAGCGCCGTCGACTATTATGAGCAGTATTTTGACATCGGTTGGCGCGCCATTGAAGAATCTCTACAACATCTGGGAACTGAATTTGATTTAATCGTTTGTGAAGGTGCGGGTAGTCCAGCAGAAATTAACCTCAAGCACCGCGATTTAACTAATATGCGGGTAGCCAAATACTTAAACGCCCCCACCCTATTGGTCGTTGATATTGACCGTGGTGGTGCTTTTGCTCACGTAGTCGGCACACTAGAATTATTAGAACCAGAAGAACGCCAACTAATTAAAGGCGTAGTCATTAACAAATTTAGAGGACAGCGATCGCTCTTAGATTCGGGAATCAAATGGTTAGAAGAACGGACTGGTATTCCTGTGGTCGGTGTTATCCCTTACATCCAAGAAATCTTCCCCGCCGAAGATTCCCTAGATTTACTAGAACGCAAAACACATAAAGCCCAAGCTGACCTGAATATATCAGTTGTTCGTCTACCTAGAATTGCCAACTTTACCGACTTTGACCCCTTAGAATCAGAACCCACTGTTTCAGTTAGATATATCAGCCCAAAACAAGACTTGGGACATCCCGATGCAGTAATTCTCCCAGGTACGAAAACTACAATTGCCGACTTGATCCTCCTACAAAAAACAGGTATGGCAGAAGCCATCCAAAACTATGCCGCTTCTGGTGGTACAGTGTTGGGGATTTGCGGTGGCTACCAAATGCTAGGGCAAATCATCGCCGATCCAGAAGGGATAGAAGGGCAAGCTGGCAGATATCAAGGCTTAAACCTCCTGCCAATTAGAACCGTGATCACAGGACAAAAAATTGCCCGTCAGCGCCAAGTTAGCTCAAACTTCCCGCAGATGGGCTTACCAGTCAACGGCTTCGAGATTCACCAAGGGCGATCGCGTGTAGAACCCCAAGGTGATAGTAAAGCCTTCCAACCTTTGTTTGATGATGTTAACTTAGGGTTAGTTGATAGTTGCCAATCTGTATGGGGTAGTTATCTACACGGTCTATTTGATAATGGGCCTTGGAGACGCGCTTGGTTAAATCGTCTGCGTCAACAGCGTGGTTTAAAATCTCTACCTACAGGTGTGGCTAACTACAGAGAACAACGAGAGCATATGTTAGATAATATAGCTACTGAAGTAGAAAGCCATTTAGATTTAACACCCTTCCTGCCCTAG
- a CDS encoding Npun_F0494 family protein translates to MSTIDSPTPKAFSYPQTTVERAKRSLICSPFNLGLFETMRSQSVSVNAIANETGIKHGYTKKSLSELACDDELGWLIQVGVLRREVDGQGITDSFRLTPLGHQLIEKYQGKNLPVPSWRDRLYDTVIRWFRLPF, encoded by the coding sequence ATGTCAACCATAGATTCTCCAACACCCAAAGCCTTTTCTTACCCACAAACTACTGTAGAACGAGCCAAGCGATCGCTTATCTGTTCTCCCTTCAATCTGGGGCTATTTGAAACCATGCGTAGTCAGAGTGTTTCAGTGAATGCGATCGCTAATGAAACAGGTATTAAGCATGGTTATACCAAAAAGTCCTTGTCTGAGTTGGCTTGTGATGATGAGTTAGGATGGTTGATCCAGGTTGGAGTATTGCGGCGCGAAGTGGACGGACAAGGTATTACAGATAGTTTTCGCCTCACTCCCTTGGGACATCAGCTCATAGAAAAATACCAAGGAAAAAACTTGCCTGTACCATCGTGGCGCGATCGCCTATACGATACTGTAATTCGTTGGTTTAGACTTCCCTTCTAG
- a CDS encoding peroxiredoxin, translating into MPLAVGTDAPAFTVKDTNGNTVSLSDFAGKTVVLYFYPKDDTPGCTKQACSFRDAQSDYKNKDVVVLGVSADDEASHQAFTQKYNLNFPLLADTNHSLIKAYDVDGGGYAKRITYVIGPEGKIVHVDSTVNTATHAGDVLSALGL; encoded by the coding sequence ATGCCTCTAGCAGTTGGTACGGATGCACCTGCATTTACCGTCAAAGATACCAACGGTAACACCGTTTCGTTATCTGATTTTGCTGGGAAGACAGTAGTTTTATATTTTTACCCCAAAGATGACACACCAGGCTGCACTAAACAAGCTTGTAGCTTCCGTGATGCTCAATCTGATTACAAAAACAAGGATGTAGTCGTTTTAGGTGTTAGTGCTGATGATGAAGCTTCTCATCAAGCCTTCACCCAAAAATATAATTTGAATTTTCCCTTACTTGCTGATACCAACCACAGCTTAATCAAAGCTTACGATGTTGATGGCGGTGGATATGCCAAGCGCATTACTTACGTAATTGGCCCCGAAGGTAAAATCGTTCATGTTGATTCTACAGTCAACACTGCAACCCATGCTGGCGATGTTTTATCAGCTTTAGGGCTGTAA
- a CDS encoding ABC transporter permease, translating to MTNIKTDINWQPATSPQAYVDAAPNFFGELAQETLALTRRLFIQLQRRPSTLLAGIVQPVMWLVLFGALFQNAPKGLFGSTTNYGQFLAAGVIVFTAFAGALNAGLPVMFDREFGFLNRLLVAPLASRFSIVFASAIFIVSQSLLQAAVIVGAASFLGAGLPDVAGLGAIALIVFLLALGVTAISLGLAFALPGHIELIAVIFVTNLPLLFASTALAPLSFMPKWLQVVATLNPLSYAIEPIRYLYLHNHWGLSDVVMQAPWGDVTFGGALLILFSFALIALLSIQPQLRRTLA from the coding sequence ATGACTAACATCAAAACTGATATCAATTGGCAACCAGCGACATCACCACAAGCTTACGTTGATGCTGCACCTAATTTTTTTGGTGAACTAGCACAAGAGACGCTGGCTTTAACTCGTCGCTTATTTATTCAATTACAACGCCGTCCCTCTACCTTGTTAGCAGGTATTGTTCAACCTGTTATGTGGTTGGTGTTATTCGGTGCTTTATTCCAAAATGCCCCTAAAGGTTTATTTGGTAGTACGACAAATTACGGACAATTTCTGGCTGCGGGTGTGATAGTATTTACCGCGTTTGCTGGGGCTTTGAATGCTGGTTTACCAGTTATGTTTGACCGTGAGTTCGGCTTTTTGAATCGCTTATTAGTTGCCCCTTTGGCATCGCGGTTTTCTATTGTCTTCGCTTCTGCAATCTTTATTGTCAGCCAAAGTTTACTGCAAGCAGCCGTAATTGTGGGCGCGGCGTCGTTTCTAGGTGCTGGCTTACCAGATGTAGCAGGATTAGGTGCGATCGCTTTAATTGTCTTTTTACTAGCCTTAGGTGTGACAGCAATTTCTTTAGGGCTTGCTTTTGCCCTACCTGGACACATTGAGTTAATTGCAGTAATTTTCGTTACTAACCTACCATTACTCTTTGCTAGTACCGCCCTCGCTCCTTTATCCTTCATGCCTAAGTGGTTACAAGTTGTAGCTACTCTCAATCCTCTTAGCTATGCGATCGAACCTATTCGTTATCTCTATCTCCACAACCACTGGGGATTAAGCGATGTAGTGATGCAAGCGCCTTGGGGTGATGTCACTTTTGGCGGAGCATTGTTAATATTGTTTAGCTTCGCATTGATCGCTTTGTTGAGTATTCAGCCCCAACTAAGACGGACTCTCGCTTAA
- a CDS encoding ABC transporter ATP-binding protein — protein sequence MAPAVLIQNLQKRYGTVEAVKDVSFQVEPGEIFGLLGPNGAGKTTTLRALCTLTTPDAGKIEVSGVSVLDNPRVARQRLGYVAQEVALDKVLTGRELLQLQAALYHLPGAVAKQRIETVLDLLGLQEYANKKTGTYSGGLRKRLDLAAGLLHAPDVLVLDEPTVGLDIESRFVVWEFLRKLRASGTTVVITSHYLEEIDALADRVAIIDRGVVIAVGTPSQLKDRVGGDRITLRIREFSPTEEAEQAKNLLQELPFVKEVIINNAQGNSLNLVVTPQNDALSTIQQALNNASLPIFGIAQSRPSLDDVYLAATGRTLLDAELAAVANRDPKAEKKQNMR from the coding sequence ATGGCTCCCGCCGTTTTAATTCAAAATCTCCAAAAGCGTTACGGTACTGTTGAAGCCGTCAAAGATGTTTCCTTCCAGGTAGAACCAGGAGAAATCTTTGGCTTACTCGGCCCCAACGGTGCAGGTAAAACTACTACTCTGAGAGCTTTGTGTACCCTCACCACACCAGATGCTGGCAAAATCGAGGTATCTGGAGTTTCTGTGTTGGATAATCCCAGAGTAGCTAGACAACGGCTAGGCTATGTTGCTCAAGAAGTCGCCTTAGATAAGGTGCTGACAGGACGAGAATTGCTGCAACTACAAGCTGCACTTTATCACCTCCCTGGCGCAGTAGCCAAACAGCGAATTGAGACAGTTTTAGATTTACTTGGTTTACAAGAGTACGCCAATAAGAAAACAGGAACCTATTCTGGCGGTTTACGCAAGCGCTTAGACTTAGCAGCCGGGTTACTTCATGCGCCAGATGTGTTGGTGTTGGATGAACCAACCGTAGGGCTTGACATAGAAAGCCGCTTTGTGGTGTGGGAGTTTTTGCGGAAGTTACGCGCGTCAGGGACAACTGTTGTTATTACCAGCCACTATCTAGAAGAAATTGACGCACTAGCCGATCGCGTAGCTATTATTGACCGTGGCGTAGTCATTGCCGTCGGTACACCCTCCCAATTAAAAGATAGAGTAGGAGGCGATCGCATCACCCTACGCATCCGCGAGTTTTCTCCCACAGAAGAAGCAGAACAAGCCAAAAACCTACTGCAAGAATTACCTTTCGTCAAAGAAGTCATTATTAACAACGCTCAAGGTAATTCCCTCAACTTAGTAGTAACACCACAAAATGATGCTCTAAGCACAATTCAGCAAGCACTAAACAACGCCAGCTTGCCAATTTTCGGCATCGCCCAATCCCGCCCCAGCCTCGATGATGTCTACCTCGCCGCCACCGGACGCACCCTACTAGATGCCGAATTAGCAGCAGTAGCCAATCGCGATCCAAAGGCTGAGAAGAAGCAGAATATGCGATAG
- the dtd gene encoding D-aminoacyl-tRNA deacylase, with protein sequence MRVIVQRVQSSQVTVNGEIISKIGRGLNLLVGIADTDTDNELDWMVRKCLELRLFPDEAGGDRWQKSVQEIGGELLVVSQFTLYGDCRKGRRPSFDRSATPSLAEELYNRFVLKLRSSGLQVETGKFGAMMQVTIENDGPVTLILEREAE encoded by the coding sequence ATGCGCGTTATTGTCCAGCGAGTTCAATCGTCTCAAGTTACTGTCAACGGTGAAATTATTAGCAAAATTGGTCGAGGATTAAACTTACTTGTAGGTATTGCTGATACTGATACAGATAACGAACTTGATTGGATGGTGCGCAAATGTTTGGAGTTGCGTCTGTTTCCTGATGAAGCAGGTGGAGACAGATGGCAGAAATCTGTGCAGGAAATTGGTGGTGAGTTATTAGTAGTGAGTCAGTTTACCCTGTATGGAGATTGTCGCAAAGGTCGTCGTCCTTCTTTTGACCGTTCAGCTACTCCCTCACTAGCAGAAGAACTATACAACCGCTTTGTTTTAAAATTACGCAGTAGTGGTTTACAAGTAGAAACAGGCAAATTTGGAGCTATGATGCAGGTGACTATTGAAAATGATGGCCCTGTCACTTTGATATTAGAGCGAGAAGCAGAGTAA
- a CDS encoding pentapeptide repeat-containing protein, which translates to MRNLIFIATTVITYISLTNIAQAANQEHIRQLLATKQCQNCNLSGAGLVMADLSGANLSGANLAGANLSRANLSGADLRGANLSGAGLAGVNLSEAKLSGANLAGADLRGAFLSNAQFTGAYLQGTNFQGAVGIPSQVATAEEFYAWGVAEAQKGNQQQAIYYFNQAIAAEPEYAGAYLARGISRYQIFDRQGAAQDAQIAEKLFTSQNNARGIQTSQAFIKELQTPYTEKITAGKPSFFDFVGSLGSVLLQFFPF; encoded by the coding sequence ATGAGAAACCTAATTTTTATTGCAACTACCGTTATAACTTATATCAGTCTTACCAATATTGCCCAAGCGGCAAATCAAGAACATATCAGACAGCTATTGGCGACGAAACAATGTCAAAACTGTAACTTAAGTGGCGCTGGCTTAGTTATGGCAGACTTATCTGGAGCGAATTTAAGTGGTGCTAACCTAGCGGGTGCAAATTTAAGCCGCGCAAACTTAAGTGGTGCTGATTTGCGGGGGGCAAATTTAAGTGGTGCAGGTTTAGCCGGCGTGAATTTAAGTGAAGCCAAACTCAGTGGGGCAAATTTAGCTGGTGCAGATTTAAGAGGCGCGTTCTTAAGTAATGCCCAATTCACAGGTGCATATTTGCAAGGGACTAACTTTCAGGGTGCTGTAGGTATACCATCACAAGTTGCCACAGCAGAGGAATTTTATGCTTGGGGTGTAGCTGAGGCGCAAAAAGGCAATCAACAACAAGCTATCTATTATTTTAATCAAGCGATCGCTGCCGAACCAGAATATGCCGGCGCATACTTAGCCAGAGGTATTTCTAGATATCAAATATTTGATCGTCAAGGTGCAGCGCAAGATGCACAAATCGCCGAAAAACTATTTACATCACAAAACAACGCCAGAGGAATACAAACTTCTCAAGCTTTCATCAAAGAACTACAAACACCATACACAGAAAAGATAACTGCTGGCAAACCCAGCTTTTTCGACTTTGTTGGCAGTTTAGGTTCAGTCTTGCTTCAGTTTTTCCCCTTTTGA
- a CDS encoding TenA family protein — MTLSNELWKANQDLAQACLEHPFVQGIGNGSLEERKFAYYVGQDAFFLEAFARAYSVAAAKSPDWVGFTTFHTLAGGVLEELRLHEGYAAKWGVDLRSVEPGAATRRYTDFLLATAWSGDVGLTAAAMSPCMRLYAFLGEELAKNGIPAHHYADWIHTYSSADFLPLTQQLESLVENYATANAITHSTYRYAMFCEQEFFQAAYLT, encoded by the coding sequence ATGACTCTCTCAAACGAACTTTGGAAAGCAAACCAAGATTTAGCCCAAGCTTGCTTAGAACATCCTTTTGTTCAAGGTATTGGTAATGGTAGTCTTGAGGAGCGGAAATTTGCTTACTATGTAGGGCAGGATGCTTTTTTCTTAGAAGCTTTTGCCCGTGCTTATAGTGTTGCTGCTGCTAAGTCACCAGATTGGGTTGGTTTTACTACCTTTCACACCTTAGCTGGTGGTGTATTGGAAGAACTGCGGTTACATGAAGGCTATGCAGCCAAATGGGGGGTTGATTTGCGCTCTGTCGAACCAGGAGCAGCCACTCGTCGCTATACTGATTTTTTGTTAGCTACTGCTTGGAGTGGGGATGTAGGTTTGACGGCTGCGGCTATGTCTCCCTGTATGCGGTTGTATGCTTTTTTGGGTGAGGAGTTAGCGAAAAATGGTATTCCTGCTCACCATTATGCTGACTGGATTCACACTTACAGTAGCGCGGATTTTTTACCATTGACGCAACAATTAGAAAGTCTGGTAGAAAATTACGCTACTGCCAATGCCATAACCCATTCAACTTATCGCTATGCTATGTTTTGCGAACAGGAGTTTTTTCAAGCTGCTTATTTGACTTGA
- a CDS encoding glycosyltransferase has product MSINKTQSLLPVPVGNLQVPEFPPTSSGVTGQPIQFSLIIPTYKESGNIRNVVEKLTQILDEFIPGDYELIVVDDDSPDGTWEVALSLTSEYPQLQVMRRQEERGLSTAVIRGWQAARGSILGVIDGDLQHPPHVLQELFTNIQRGADLAVASRHVDGGGVSSWSFIRRFLSRGAQLLGLMILPRVLGRVSDPMSGYFMVRRHCITNATFNPVGYKILLEVIGRGQVDEIAEVGYVFCERQEGESKVTWKQYVDYIRHLIRLRVSTGRLRRINESFPLDKFIRFGLVGLSGVFVDMALLYLLSDPAALGWPLTRSKLIASEIAIFNNFLWNDAWTFADVSMQQQGWSQRIKRFVKFNLVCFAGVVLNVLILNIVFNYLIPNRYIANLIAIAIATVWNFWVNLRLSWRVTQVK; this is encoded by the coding sequence ATGAGTATCAATAAAACTCAGTCATTATTGCCCGTACCTGTAGGTAATTTACAAGTTCCTGAGTTTCCACCTACTTCTTCAGGTGTAACTGGTCAGCCCATCCAGTTTTCACTCATCATTCCTACTTATAAAGAGAGTGGAAATATTAGAAATGTTGTTGAGAAGTTAACTCAGATACTCGATGAGTTTATCCCAGGCGATTATGAATTAATCGTGGTAGATGATGATAGCCCGGATGGCACATGGGAAGTGGCGTTATCTCTGACCTCAGAGTATCCACAATTGCAAGTAATGCGACGACAGGAAGAAAGAGGACTGTCAACAGCTGTAATTCGTGGTTGGCAAGCAGCGAGAGGTAGTATCTTAGGTGTAATTGATGGAGACTTGCAACATCCGCCTCATGTCTTGCAAGAACTTTTTACTAACATCCAAAGAGGAGCAGATTTAGCAGTAGCTAGCCGTCACGTAGATGGGGGTGGCGTAAGTAGCTGGAGTTTTATCAGACGTTTTTTATCTCGCGGGGCGCAATTGTTAGGACTGATGATTCTGCCTAGAGTTTTGGGTAGAGTTTCTGACCCCATGAGTGGTTATTTTATGGTGCGTCGTCACTGTATTACCAATGCCACTTTTAACCCTGTAGGGTACAAAATTCTATTAGAGGTGATTGGGCGTGGTCAAGTAGATGAAATTGCCGAAGTGGGCTATGTATTTTGTGAACGCCAAGAAGGTGAGAGCAAAGTTACATGGAAACAGTATGTAGACTACATCCGCCATTTAATCCGCTTGCGAGTTTCTACAGGCAGACTACGAAGAATTAATGAAAGCTTCCCCTTGGATAAATTCATCCGTTTTGGTTTAGTGGGGTTAAGCGGAGTATTTGTAGATATGGCACTCCTTTACCTACTAAGTGACCCAGCAGCACTAGGCTGGCCTTTAACTCGTAGTAAATTGATTGCCTCGGAAATAGCAATCTTTAATAACTTCCTGTGGAATGATGCCTGGACATTTGCTGATGTGTCTATGCAGCAACAAGGTTGGTCTCAACGTATCAAGCGGTTTGTGAAATTTAATCTTGTTTGCTTTGCTGGGGTAGTGCTGAATGTCTTGATATTAAACATTGTGTTTAACTATCTCATTCCCAACCGCTATATTGCTAACCTAATTGCGATCGCCATAGCTACCGTTTGGAACTTCTGGGTTAACTTGCGTCTGAGTTGGCGTGTAACTCAAGTCAAATAA